Proteins encoded by one window of Dryocola sp. LX212:
- the folK gene encoding 2-amino-4-hydroxy-6-hydroxymethyldihydropteridine diphosphokinase, with amino-acid sequence MTLAFIALGSNQASPLEQVAQALDAIATIPHSRVVATSSYYRTPPLGPQDQPDYLNAAVALETDLSAEALLDHTQRIELEQGRVRKAERWGPRTLDLDLMLFGAETIATPRLTVPHYDMKNRAFMLVPLLEIAPDCAFPNGERAADVLATLSRAGISYW; translated from the coding sequence GTGACCCTGGCGTTTATCGCCCTCGGCAGCAACCAGGCGTCGCCGCTTGAGCAGGTCGCTCAGGCACTTGACGCCATTGCAACCATTCCGCACAGCCGGGTGGTTGCCACTTCCTCTTATTATCGTACCCCGCCGCTCGGCCCGCAGGATCAGCCCGATTACCTGAACGCCGCAGTGGCGCTGGAAACTGATCTTTCAGCCGAAGCACTGCTTGATCATACCCAGCGCATCGAGCTGGAGCAGGGGCGCGTTCGCAAAGCTGAACGCTGGGGCCCGCGAACGTTAGACCTGGATCTCATGCTGTTCGGCGCAGAAACGATCGCCACTCCGCGCCTGACCGTCCCCCACTACGATATGAAAAACCGCGCCTTTATGCTGGTTCCCCTGCTGGAAATCGCCCCTGACTGCGCTTTCCCGAACGGCGAAAGAGCCGCAGACGTGCTGGCCACGCTGTCCCGCGCAGGCATTTCATACTGGTAA
- the pcnB gene encoding polynucleotide adenylyltransferase PcnB, whose translation MFTRVANFCRKVLNRDDVVAEENEDLPQITVIPRDQHAISRKDISENALKVLYRLNKAGYEAYLVGGGVRDLLLGKKPKDFDVTTSATPDQVRKLFRNCRLVGRRFRLAHVMFGPEIIEVATFRGHHEEQKSDRQTSQTGQNGMLLRDNIFGSIEEDAQRRDFTINSLYYSVADFAIRDYVGGLRDLRNGVIRLIGDPETRYREDPVRMLRAVRFAAKLNMTISPETGEPIPRLATLINDVPPARLFEESLKLLQAGHGYPTYELLREYQLFQPLFPSITRCFTEQGDSPMELMIAQVLKNTDNRIQNDMRVNPAFLFSAMFWYPQLEMAQKLTQESGLAYMDAFALAMNEVLDEACRALAIPKRITTLVRDIWTLQLRLSRRQGKRAWKLMEHPKFRAAYDLLALRAEVENNQELLRLTKWWGEFQVAAPPLQKGMLDDLGDEPAARRRHRRPRKRAPRSGGTA comes from the coding sequence ATTTTTACCCGAGTCGCTAATTTTTGCCGCAAGGTGCTTAACCGCGATGATGTCGTGGCTGAGGAGAACGAAGATCTCCCGCAAATCACGGTCATTCCGCGTGACCAGCATGCTATCTCCCGCAAAGATATCAGTGAAAACGCCCTGAAGGTGCTCTACCGTTTGAATAAAGCGGGCTACGAGGCATACCTTGTTGGCGGCGGCGTGCGTGACCTCCTGCTGGGCAAAAAACCGAAAGATTTCGACGTCACCACCAGCGCCACGCCGGACCAGGTCCGTAAACTGTTCCGTAACTGCCGTCTGGTTGGCCGCCGCTTCCGCCTGGCTCACGTCATGTTCGGGCCGGAAATCATTGAGGTCGCCACCTTCCGCGGCCATCACGAAGAGCAAAAATCCGATCGCCAGACCTCACAAACCGGTCAGAACGGCATGCTGCTGCGCGATAACATCTTCGGCTCTATAGAAGAAGATGCCCAGCGCCGCGACTTCACCATCAACAGCCTTTATTACAGCGTGGCGGATTTTGCAATCCGTGATTACGTCGGCGGTCTGCGTGACTTGCGTAACGGCGTGATTCGCCTGATTGGCGACCCGGAAACGCGCTACCGTGAAGATCCGGTACGTATGCTTCGCGCCGTGCGCTTTGCCGCCAAGCTGAACATGACCATCAGCCCTGAAACCGGTGAACCTATTCCGCGCCTGGCAACGTTGATTAACGACGTTCCTCCTGCCCGCCTGTTTGAAGAGTCTCTCAAATTGCTGCAGGCAGGCCACGGCTATCCGACCTACGAACTGCTGCGTGAATACCAGCTGTTCCAGCCGCTGTTCCCGAGCATCACCCGCTGCTTTACCGAGCAGGGCGACAGCCCGATGGAGCTGATGATTGCCCAAGTGCTGAAGAATACCGACAACCGTATCCAGAACGATATGCGCGTGAATCCGGCGTTCCTCTTCTCCGCCATGTTCTGGTATCCGCAGCTGGAGATGGCCCAGAAGCTCACCCAGGAAAGCGGCCTTGCCTATATGGACGCCTTCGCCCTGGCAATGAACGAAGTGCTGGATGAAGCCTGCCGTGCGCTGGCGATTCCAAAACGTATTACTACCCTGGTGCGCGATATCTGGACGCTTCAGCTGCGCCTCTCCCGCCGCCAGGGCAAGCGCGCCTGGAAATTAATGGAGCATCCAAAATTCCGGGCCGCCTACGATCTGCTGGCCCTGCGCGCCGAAGTGGAAAATAATCAGGAACTGCTGCGTCTGACCAAATGGTGGGGCGAGTTCCAGGTTGCCGCGCCGCCGCTGCAGAAAGGCATGCTCGACGATCTGGGTGACGAACCGGCAGCACGCCGTCGCCACCGCCGTCCTCGTAAACGAGCGCCACGCAGTGGTGGTACCGCGTGA
- the gluQRS gene encoding tRNA glutamyl-Q(34) synthetase GluQRS translates to MTAPHYIGRFAPSPSGELHFGSLIAALGSYLQARANHGRWLVRIEDIDPPREVPGAADTILRQLEHYGLLWDGDVVWQSRRHEAYREALAWLRDQHLSYFCTCSRSRIQQIGGFYDGHCRTLNHGPENAAVRLVQQHPVLSFEDKLRGTLLADEQLAREDFIIHRRDGLFAYNLAVVVDDNFQGVTEIVRGADLIEPTVRQISLYQQFGWRVPQYVHLPLAVNEQGNKLSKQNHAPALPQGDPRPVLINALAFLNQPLIPRWQDLSLDSLLSEAVKNWAPGDIPLKAAVNTSFSNAPH, encoded by the coding sequence ATGACAGCTCCCCATTACATCGGGCGATTCGCCCCCTCACCCTCCGGTGAACTTCATTTCGGCTCGCTGATTGCCGCCCTGGGTAGCTATCTGCAGGCCCGGGCTAACCACGGCCGGTGGCTGGTGCGCATCGAAGATATCGATCCGCCCAGAGAAGTGCCGGGGGCTGCCGATACGATTCTGCGCCAGCTTGAACATTATGGTTTGCTGTGGGATGGCGACGTTGTCTGGCAGTCCCGGCGCCATGAGGCCTATCGCGAAGCGCTGGCCTGGCTACGCGACCAGCATCTCAGCTATTTCTGCACCTGTTCCCGCAGCCGTATTCAGCAAATTGGCGGCTTTTACGACGGCCATTGCCGGACGCTCAATCACGGTCCGGAAAACGCAGCCGTGCGCCTGGTGCAACAGCATCCGGTATTAAGTTTTGAAGATAAACTACGCGGCACGCTGCTGGCGGACGAACAGCTTGCGCGGGAAGACTTTATCATTCACCGCCGCGACGGCCTGTTTGCCTATAATCTGGCCGTAGTGGTGGACGATAACTTTCAGGGCGTAACGGAGATTGTACGCGGCGCGGATTTGATCGAGCCCACCGTACGCCAGATTTCGCTGTACCAGCAGTTTGGCTGGCGGGTGCCGCAGTACGTGCATCTGCCGCTGGCAGTCAACGAGCAGGGCAATAAGTTATCCAAGCAAAACCACGCTCCGGCGCTGCCGCAGGGCGACCCACGCCCTGTACTTATCAATGCCTTAGCATTCTTAAATCAGCCGCTTATCCCCCGCTGGCAGGATCTGTCGCTGGACAGCCTGTTAAGCGAAGCGGTAAAAAATTGGGCGCCGGGTGACATTCCACTTAAAGCTGCCGTGAATACGTCATTCTCAAATGCGCCGCACTGA